The genomic segment CCGGGTGTCTTAATCACCGATTGAAATAAAACAGAAACAATGATCCAAAGGATGTACAATCCGAAAATAATCGTTGCCGATTTTTTCGAATCAAATTTATAAATCACGGTAAATCCAATCACGGCAAGAATCAGTTGCCAGATCACAAAAACATCCAGTTTCCCAAAAATCTTGTAGAGAAGCGAGCCTTTGGCGTCAGTCGAGAGAAAAGCAGCCAGACTGGTTTGAACCATCATCGTTTTTTTGGCAAACATAATCGGCGCCCGGACAGCCAGACCAACAATTCCAACCGCCAGAGAGGTGTAAGCCCAGAGAGACAGCACTTTCACGTACGAAGCGTTTCCTCCCATAAACACGGTTCCCACAAGATAAAAGAAGAATGCAACCACAAATTCAACGATAAATGTACCGATCAAAACAAATACCGGCGTTGTAAACTGTTGAATTTTCCAGGCCTTCTGGAGAATTTCTTCCGCCTGATCCCGGGAAATACCCCGAAGGTCCATCAGGCGTTCAATCTGAAATTGCTGCATAATGGGCATCATAAAAATCATCACGACGGCACTGATAACAGCCAGTGTCAGCATTGGAAGAAGCCAGTCCGGCTTTTGATCGATGCTTTCAAAGGAACGCTGCGGATTCATGTACAAATCAAACCACTTCTGAAAAAAACTGCCGCCTTCTTCCGCAGTTGCGGGTTTTCCTTCAACATAAGATTGTTCATCCATTTTCTTCCTCCTTTAATTGACCCCAGGTCTTTTACTTCATTATGAACTGTACGGCCTCTGAACCGCCGTTTTCTTAACGGCACGTCATAGATTATTGACGGATATTTTTTAAAATTGTTTCTAAAAATTTATCCCGACACCCGAAACCGGGTCCTTGCTCTTTTCAGGCACGCTTTTTCAATTCATCACCCGAATGAATTACGGTGACGGCACAAAAA from the Calditrichota bacterium genome contains:
- a CDS encoding YIP1 family protein, which codes for MDEQSYVEGKPATAEEGGSFFQKWFDLYMNPQRSFESIDQKPDWLLPMLTLAVISAVVMIFMMPIMQQFQIERLMDLRGISRDQAEEILQKAWKIQQFTTPVFVLIGTFIVEFVVAFFFYLVGTVFMGGNASYVKVLSLWAYTSLAVGIVGLAVRAPIMFAKKTMMVQTSLAAFLSTDAKGSLLYKIFGKLDVFVIWQLILAVIGFTVIYKFDSKKSATIIFGLYILWIIVSVLFQSVIKTPGMGA